The proteins below are encoded in one region of Cololabis saira isolate AMF1-May2022 chromosome 13, fColSai1.1, whole genome shotgun sequence:
- the plpp2b gene encoding phospholipid phosphatase 2b, whose protein sequence is MNEKKMKDMKKKKLYVLMDVLCVAVAALPSLIMNIVHKPYQREIYCDDESIMYPIKPDTVTRGMLAAVTISCTVIIISSGEAYLVYSKRIYSNSDFNQYVAALYKVVGTYLFGAVASQSLTDLAKYTIGRPRPHFMAACAPKVCTGYVQVINCTGRPQDVTEARLSFYSGHSSFGMYCMLFLALYVQARLAAKWARLLRPTIQFFLVAFAVYVGYTRVSDYKHHWSDVLVGLLQGALVAALNVGFVSDFFKTRPPRMKPDAADSEEPERKASLQIADTEHSNHYSYRNNPGPL, encoded by the exons atgaacgaaaagaaaatgaaagatatgaagaagaagaagctgtaCGTGTTGATGGATGTGCTGTGCGTCGCAGTCG CGGCACTGCCCTCCCTCATTATGAATATCGTGCACAAGCCGTATCAAAGAGAAATTTACTGTGACGACGAGAGCATCATGTACCCCATAAAACCAGACACCGTCACCAGAGGCATGCTGGCAGCTGTCACCATCTCCTGCACTGTCATCATC ATTTCCTCCGGAGAAGCTTATCTGGTCTACAGCAAGAGGATTTACTCAAATTCAGATTTCAACCAGTACGTCGCTGCACTCTACAAGGTGGTGGGAACCTATTTGTTCGGAGCAGTTGCCAGCCAGTCGCTGACGGACCTCGCCAAGTACACAATCGGCCGCCCAAGGCCTCACTTCATGGCTGCGTGCGCACCGAAGGTCTGCACGGGATACGTGCAGGTGATCAACTGCACCGGCAGGCCGCAGGACGTCACAGAGGCGAG ATTGTCCTTTTACTCCGGTCACTCCTCGTTTGGAATGTACTGCATGCTCTTCCTGGCA CTTTACGTGCAGGCGAGACTTGCGGCGAAGTGGGCCAGACTTCTCCGGCCCACCATCCAGTTCTTCCTGGTGGCCTTCGCGGTGTATGTGGGCTACACCCGAGTCTCTGATTACAAGCACCACTGGAGCGACGTGCTGGTGGGGCTGCTGCAGGGAGCCCTGGTTGCTGCGCTCAAC GTTGGCTTTGTGTCAGATTTCTTTAAGACGCGTCCCCCACGGATGAAGCCAGACGCGGCTGATAGCGAGGAGCCGGAGAGGAAAGCCAGCCTGCAGATTGCAGACACCGAGCACAGCAACCATTATAGCTACCGTAACAATCCTGGGCCTTTGTGA